Proteins co-encoded in one Gemmatimonas sp. UBA7669 genomic window:
- a CDS encoding NAD(P)/FAD-dependent oxidoreductase has translation MDSTPSSTSPALPPVPGEHTVPDIAVPDGTVPRRDFLKLAGAGAGLLAVGCAPPVPFAAAPAPGLAGGRSGASSSTHVVVIGAGAWGGWTAYHLRARGVRVTLVDQYGPGNSRSTSGDETRGIRSSYGDRAAGELWTPWARTAIARWKVFEKEWGPVFRTQFWHETGDVIMRATREPFITRTIDLWTKNNVRHEVLSGDEARKRWPVIKADDIGVAIYEPDAGVVRCRAATQAVASAAQKMGVELVIGRVTPGPIVNGQMDGVVLDNGTVLRGDAYVFACGPWLRKLFPYMENRMRIPIGHALYFGVPMGDTRFTFPNLPSYNFPGVTGWPMLPVDSRGFRVRGAIAAPPPPAGTPAPAPSASTPSAPDPTLQDPDLSSRWTNQDRVDGARRFLQARFPLLANAPLLETRACHYESSINQNFIVDHVPGTGNAWIAGVGQAEGFKFGPVVGEYVAQRVTGVVGDPELVKAFALPKNEYERPPG, from the coding sequence ATGGATTCGACCCCCTCCTCTACGTCCCCCGCCCTGCCGCCTGTTCCCGGCGAGCACACCGTCCCTGACATTGCGGTGCCCGATGGCACGGTGCCCCGGCGTGATTTTCTCAAGCTGGCTGGCGCCGGCGCCGGACTGCTGGCTGTTGGCTGCGCGCCGCCCGTTCCCTTTGCCGCAGCTCCCGCGCCCGGCCTCGCTGGCGGCCGCAGCGGCGCGTCGTCGTCCACGCATGTGGTGGTGATTGGCGCCGGCGCCTGGGGTGGATGGACCGCCTATCATCTGCGTGCGCGCGGAGTGCGCGTCACGCTGGTCGACCAATACGGACCCGGCAATTCCCGCTCCACCTCCGGCGACGAAACCCGCGGCATTCGCTCGTCCTACGGCGACCGCGCCGCCGGCGAGCTCTGGACACCGTGGGCGCGCACGGCCATCGCGCGTTGGAAGGTGTTCGAGAAGGAATGGGGGCCGGTGTTCCGCACGCAGTTCTGGCATGAAACCGGCGACGTGATCATGCGTGCCACGCGCGAGCCATTCATTACGCGCACGATCGACTTGTGGACCAAGAACAACGTGCGCCACGAAGTGCTGAGCGGCGATGAGGCGCGCAAGCGCTGGCCCGTGATCAAGGCCGACGACATTGGCGTGGCCATCTATGAACCCGATGCCGGCGTGGTGCGATGCCGCGCGGCCACGCAGGCCGTGGCCAGTGCGGCGCAGAAGATGGGTGTGGAGCTCGTGATTGGTCGCGTGACGCCGGGTCCCATCGTGAATGGGCAGATGGATGGCGTGGTGCTCGACAACGGCACGGTGCTGCGCGGTGATGCGTACGTGTTTGCCTGCGGCCCCTGGCTGCGCAAGCTGTTTCCGTACATGGAGAACCGCATGCGCATTCCCATTGGCCACGCGCTGTACTTCGGTGTGCCCATGGGCGACACGCGTTTCACGTTTCCCAACCTGCCGAGCTACAACTTCCCAGGCGTGACCGGGTGGCCCATGCTGCCGGTGGACAGTCGTGGTTTCCGCGTGCGTGGCGCCATTGCCGCGCCTCCGCCACCGGCGGGCACACCGGCGCCGGCGCCGTCCGCATCCACCCCATCGGCGCCCGATCCCACGCTGCAGGACCCCGACCTCAGCTCTCGCTGGACCAATCAGGATCGCGTCGATGGGGCGCGACGTTTCCTGCAGGCGCGCTTCCCCCTGCTGGCCAATGCGCCGCTACTCGAAACACGCGCCTGTCACTACGAGTCGAGCATCAATCAGAACTTCATCGTGGACCACGTGCCCGGCACCGGCAACGCATGGATTGCCGGCGTCGGGCAAGCCGAGGGCTTCAAGTTCGGGCCGGTGGTGGGAGAATACGTGGCGCAGCGCGTTACCGGTGTGGTAGGCGATCCCGAACTGGTGAAGGCCTTCGCTCTACCCAAGAACGAGTACGAGCGCCCACCGGGTTAA